One Candidatus Peregrinibacteria bacterium DNA segment encodes these proteins:
- a CDS encoding BlaI/MecI/CopY family transcriptional regulator — protein MGSNAHKGTKMLIKTLQTFGLDDKEIAAYLRLLKYGGTPASTLAYLLAQPRTSVQNVLTRLEKQNLVVKTRDKNTYVYSAVHPEEFIEMLEIRKRKKNYEYQKLSNELEKVMPQMLGMMQTDRHIPSVQFYRGRAGVHQVLFDTLNSKTDLKDFANIDAMFKYVKDINSEYVRAREKTTLKKRSLLLDTPFARKTYESQKYSPKSHAGYKWINSQRYPFTIETNIYDGKVSYLTYVENDLIGVIIENDYIYQMHDSMWNLIWDSLPDSK, from the coding sequence ATGGGCAGCAATGCTCACAAAGGCACAAAAATGCTCATCAAAACTCTTCAAACCTTCGGCCTAGACGACAAAGAAATCGCTGCTTACTTACGTTTGCTCAAATACGGAGGCACCCCCGCCAGCACACTGGCTTACCTCTTGGCCCAACCTCGAACCAGTGTTCAAAATGTGCTCACTCGTCTTGAAAAACAGAACCTCGTGGTGAAAACCCGAGACAAGAACACCTACGTCTACTCCGCTGTCCATCCCGAAGAATTCATAGAAATGCTTGAAATTCGCAAACGTAAAAAGAACTACGAGTATCAAAAACTATCAAATGAACTTGAAAAAGTCATGCCTCAAATGCTTGGAATGATGCAAACCGACCGACACATCCCCAGTGTACAGTTTTATAGAGGTAGGGCAGGGGTCCATCAGGTGCTTTTTGACACGCTCAACTCCAAAACAGACCTCAAGGACTTCGCCAACATCGACGCCATGTTCAAGTACGTCAAAGACATCAATAGCGAATATGTACGTGCTCGAGAAAAAACCACCCTCAAAAAGCGCAGCCTACTTTTAGACACTCCTTTTGCACGCAAAACCTATGAGAGCCAAAAATACTCTCCCAAGTCTCACGCCGGTTATAAATGGATCAACAGTCAGCGTTATCCGTTCACCATTGAAACCAATATCTACGACGGGAAAGTTTCCTACCTCACTTACGTCGAAAACGATCTGATTGGGGTGATCATTGAAAACGACTACATCTACCAAATGCACGATTCCATGTGGAACCTCATTTGGGACAGCTTGCCCGATTCTAAATAA
- a CDS encoding HAD family phosphatase: MTFPSTPQEAAREKALKHPFKAVAFDVDGTLTHFARFTIPTFMAEALVKIPENIPRAICTGRDLRFIHRQLLHICSHSLNPDEELKRWWVFAENGGVGYRWNTHKKDFEPWYEVDWPEHPSKDTLEAFGKDKLGWSGIFLLREHSMIVRHPDWTYLFPKLTRILSKHSHRKLDKILGKNGWTETFMVQDSGIGNVILPRASGKGSAMQRWAKQLGLNPKDILVVGDQPRPGENDESFLCGDNGTAFSVGSLIHATFPLPVRDERGRRLKGPEGTAKLLEQVRWDQN, translated from the coding sequence ATGACTTTTCCCTCCACCCCTCAAGAAGCCGCCCGTGAAAAAGCCCTCAAGCACCCATTCAAAGCGGTGGCCTTCGATGTGGATGGGACTCTCACGCATTTTGCCCGATTCACCATTCCCACTTTCATGGCTGAGGCGCTCGTAAAAATTCCCGAAAACATTCCACGAGCCATCTGCACGGGCCGCGATCTTCGCTTCATCCATAGGCAATTGCTCCACATTTGCAGTCACAGCTTAAATCCCGACGAAGAACTGAAACGTTGGTGGGTTTTTGCTGAAAACGGGGGAGTGGGTTACCGCTGGAATACGCATAAAAAAGACTTCGAACCGTGGTACGAAGTGGACTGGCCCGAGCATCCCAGTAAAGACACTCTCGAAGCCTTCGGCAAAGACAAACTGGGGTGGAGCGGCATCTTTTTACTTCGAGAACACAGCATGATTGTGCGTCACCCCGATTGGACTTACTTGTTCCCCAAGCTCACACGCATCCTGTCCAAACACAGCCACCGAAAGCTCGATAAAATTCTCGGAAAAAACGGCTGGACAGAAACGTTCATGGTGCAAGATTCTGGCATTGGAAACGTGATTCTTCCCCGTGCCAGCGGCAAAGGGAGCGCCATGCAGCGTTGGGCTAAACAACTTGGACTCAATCCTAAAGACATCCTCGTTGTAGGGGATCAACCCCGTCCCGGCGAAAATGATGAAAGCTTTCTCTGCGGCGACAACGGCACTGCTTTCTCAGTGGGCAGCCTCATCCACGCCACCTTTCCACTCCCTGTGCGCGACGAACGCGGCCGCCGTTTGAAAGGGCCCGAAGGCACGGCAAAATTGCTGGAGCAGGTGAGGTGGGATCAAAATTGA
- a CDS encoding 30S ribosomal protein S18, translating into MTKKVKVQKTKRPEVPALVDYKDVELLRGYLSVFGRIVPRYYTGVSLKQQKQLALAIKRAREMALLPYTSKY; encoded by the coding sequence ATGACTAAAAAAGTTAAAGTTCAAAAGACCAAGCGCCCCGAAGTGCCCGCTCTTGTAGATTACAAAGACGTGGAACTTCTGCGCGGTTATCTTTCTGTTTTTGGACGCATCGTGCCCCGCTACTACACGGGTGTCAGCCTCAAACAACAAAAACAACTCGCGCTCGCCATCAAACGTGCTCGCGAAATGGCTCTCTTGCCATACACCAGCAAGTACTAG
- a CDS encoding type II/IV secretion system protein, whose product MNPKLQALQDAIVGGNIPQLVMNAVSYAIDMRSSDIHIEPQQSTVQMRYRVDGSLQRIVEYPHNIHPAVVSRIKIMSNLKIDEQRIPQDGRAQVTTQEGRELDLRVSSLPTVNGEKMVMRIQDKSKEIPSFEKLGISGNALKAFTEALSLPNGVLLTSGPTGSGKTTTLYAALQLLNKPDVNIMTIEDPVEIQMNGLNQSQVHPDIDYNFAFGLRTALRQDPDIIMVGEIRDRETVDVAIEASLTGHLVLSTIHTNSAVETLTRILNMGVPGFLMTATINAIMAQRLVRRLCDKCKKITLTDAQTLERVKAALSHLHPGEPRDSAQMAALQFFGPGGVACEQCNGVGYYGRVGLYEVLKMNNSIREMILKNASSMEIQEAAIKSGMVTLEQAGILKALAGITSLEEVYSVARPESA is encoded by the coding sequence ATGAACCCAAAACTCCAAGCATTGCAGGACGCGATTGTAGGGGGAAACATCCCTCAATTGGTGATGAATGCGGTGTCTTATGCCATCGACATGCGTTCTTCCGACATCCACATTGAACCCCAACAAAGCACGGTTCAAATGCGTTACCGCGTGGACGGTTCGTTGCAACGCATTGTGGAGTACCCGCACAACATTCATCCGGCTGTGGTTTCGCGCATCAAAATCATGTCGAATTTAAAAATCGATGAACAGCGAATCCCGCAAGATGGACGGGCTCAAGTCACCACACAGGAAGGTCGCGAACTCGATTTGCGTGTGTCCAGTTTGCCCACAGTGAATGGAGAAAAAATGGTGATGCGTATTCAAGACAAATCCAAAGAAATTCCAAGCTTCGAAAAATTGGGCATCAGCGGGAATGCGCTCAAAGCCTTCACAGAGGCTCTCAGTTTGCCTAATGGAGTTTTGCTCACGTCGGGGCCCACGGGTTCGGGTAAAACCACGACGCTTTACGCCGCTTTGCAACTTTTGAATAAGCCGGATGTGAACATCATGACCATTGAAGATCCGGTAGAAATTCAAATGAATGGACTCAATCAATCGCAAGTGCATCCCGACATCGATTACAATTTTGCCTTTGGGCTGCGTACCGCGCTGCGTCAAGACCCCGACATCATCATGGTGGGGGAAATTCGTGATCGTGAAACAGTGGATGTGGCCATTGAAGCCTCATTGACCGGTCACCTTGTTTTGTCCACCATTCATACCAATTCAGCAGTAGAAACGCTCACTCGTATTTTGAACATGGGCGTGCCCGGATTTTTGATGACCGCAACCATCAACGCCATTATGGCTCAACGCCTAGTGCGCCGCCTCTGCGACAAATGCAAAAAAATCACACTCACCGACGCTCAAACCCTGGAACGGGTGAAGGCGGCGCTGAGTCATCTGCACCCTGGTGAACCCCGCGATTCTGCACAAATGGCCGCTTTGCAATTTTTTGGCCCCGGCGGCGTGGCCTGCGAACAATGCAACGGCGTGGGCTATTACGGACGCGTGGGACTTTATGAGGTTTTAAAAATGAACAATTCCATTCGTGAAATGATTCTGAAAAACGCCTCTAGTATGGAAATTCAAGAAGCCGCGATAAAAAGTGGAATGGTCACTCTCGAACAAGCCGGCATCTTAAAAGCCCTCGCTGGCATCACTTCACTCGAAGAAGTTTATTCTGTAGCTCGTCCTGAATCCGCTTGA
- a CDS encoding threonine--tRNA ligase: MQKELLEEKLKDPLYAVRHSAAHVLAQAVLEMFPEAKLGVGPVIDYGFYYDFQLPRALVPEDLEILEEKMRRIIVDDQSFERMEEDPEKVIEFLKKAEQPFKVELATEFAEAGQTLTFYKNVNKAGETKFIDLCRGGHLESTKGIGAFKLNKIAAAYWRGNEKNPQLQRIYGLCFDSEEELSAHLKMLEEAEKRDHRKLGKELEIFMISDEVGAGLPLWLPNGAVLVEEIEKLAKQVEFDNSYSRVRTPHITKGTLYHKSGHLPYYADSMFPPMKLDNEEYYLKPMNCPHHHLIYGSRKRSYRELPIRLAEYGHCYRFEDSGALFGLMRVRSMCMNDAHIYCTPEQFETEFLNVLEIYKKYFEIFGIEKYVMRLSLHDKEGLGKKYVNEPELWLETEEKLRNGMKKSGVNFVEAPGEAAFYGPKIDVEIWSAIGREFTLATNQLDFAVPKRFDLTYVDSDGKEKTPLCVHRAPLSTHERLIGFLIEHFAGAFPTWLAPVQATVLPVSDKFLGYAEEVAEALRAQDIRVSIDDSSESLGKKIRNAEAKKIPYMLVVGEKEMAEKTVAARNYHTKKQDVLALDAFAENVTKEISERSLPERGEV, translated from the coding sequence ATGCAAAAAGAACTTCTGGAAGAAAAACTCAAAGATCCTTTGTATGCCGTTCGTCATTCCGCAGCGCATGTGCTGGCTCAAGCGGTTTTAGAAATGTTTCCCGAAGCCAAGTTGGGGGTCGGGCCGGTGATCGATTATGGATTCTATTACGACTTTCAGCTCCCCCGTGCCTTGGTTCCTGAGGATTTGGAGATTTTGGAAGAAAAAATGCGACGCATCATTGTGGATGATCAAAGTTTTGAACGCATGGAAGAAGACCCTGAAAAAGTGATTGAATTTTTGAAAAAAGCAGAGCAGCCCTTCAAAGTGGAACTTGCGACGGAATTTGCGGAGGCAGGGCAAACCCTTACTTTTTATAAAAATGTGAATAAAGCAGGCGAAACGAAATTCATTGACCTGTGCCGTGGAGGGCACCTCGAAAGCACGAAGGGAATCGGGGCCTTCAAGCTCAATAAAATTGCAGCGGCCTATTGGCGTGGAAATGAAAAAAATCCTCAACTTCAGCGCATTTACGGACTGTGTTTTGACAGCGAAGAAGAACTTTCGGCACACTTGAAAATGCTGGAGGAAGCGGAAAAACGCGATCATCGCAAATTGGGGAAAGAGTTGGAAATTTTCATGATTTCGGATGAAGTGGGGGCAGGCCTTCCGCTGTGGCTTCCGAATGGAGCGGTGCTGGTGGAAGAAATTGAAAAACTCGCAAAGCAAGTGGAGTTCGACAACAGCTATTCTCGCGTGCGCACTCCACACATCACAAAGGGAACTTTGTACCACAAGTCGGGGCACCTCCCCTATTATGCTGATTCGATGTTCCCCCCGATGAAACTCGACAACGAGGAATACTATTTGAAGCCGATGAATTGTCCACATCATCACCTTATTTATGGCAGTCGCAAGCGCTCGTATCGTGAACTGCCCATTCGCCTTGCGGAGTATGGACACTGCTATCGTTTTGAAGACAGCGGAGCTTTGTTTGGACTGATGCGTGTGCGCTCGATGTGCATGAACGATGCTCACATTTATTGCACCCCGGAACAATTTGAAACAGAGTTTTTGAATGTGCTGGAAATTTATAAAAAATATTTCGAAATATTTGGCATTGAAAAGTATGTCATGCGTTTGTCTTTGCACGACAAAGAAGGCCTTGGAAAAAAATATGTGAATGAGCCCGAACTCTGGCTTGAAACTGAAGAAAAATTGCGCAACGGGATGAAAAAATCAGGAGTGAATTTTGTGGAAGCTCCGGGTGAAGCCGCGTTCTATGGACCAAAAATCGACGTAGAAATTTGGTCTGCGATTGGACGTGAATTCACGCTCGCCACGAACCAACTTGACTTCGCGGTGCCCAAGCGTTTTGATCTCACTTATGTGGACAGCGATGGCAAGGAAAAAACTCCTCTTTGTGTGCACCGTGCACCGCTTTCAACCCATGAACGTTTGATTGGATTTTTGATCGAACATTTCGCAGGAGCCTTCCCCACTTGGCTCGCGCCAGTGCAGGCGACGGTGCTACCTGTTTCCGATAAATTCCTGGGTTATGCGGAAGAAGTCGCAGAGGCTTTGCGTGCTCAAGATATTCGTGTGAGCATCGATGACAGCTCTGAAAGTTTGGGTAAGAAAATCCGCAATGCAGAGGCTAAAAAAATCCCGTACATGTTGGTGGTTGGTGAAAAAGAAATGGCCGAAAAAACCGTGGCCGCTCGCAATTATCACACCAAAAAACAGGATGTTTTAGCGCTCGATGCTTTTGCTGAAAACGTGACCAAAGAAATCTCTGAACGAAGTTTGCCGGAGAGAGGGGAGGTTTAG
- the rpsF gene encoding 30S ribosomal protein S6: MKYELMLLLSPKHTDKEQEKHLKEVKQTLTENGYTVVDEDTWGMRDLAYRIAGNDRAYYVVLNFTGEPAGMAPVHKDLRIQPGLLRYLLVKVADDYTLMRYEGGLSMAKTINKMSAPAEELNKKVRASKKKSDTPKEEESKQTEALDEKLKAIIEDKDIL, encoded by the coding sequence ATGAAATACGAACTCATGTTGCTTCTGAGTCCAAAACATACGGACAAGGAGCAAGAAAAACACCTCAAAGAGGTGAAACAAACCCTCACCGAAAACGGCTACACCGTCGTGGATGAGGACACTTGGGGTATGCGTGATCTCGCGTACCGAATTGCCGGGAACGACCGAGCTTACTATGTCGTTTTAAATTTCACCGGTGAACCCGCTGGAATGGCGCCCGTTCACAAGGATTTGCGCATCCAACCGGGTCTGCTCCGTTACCTGCTCGTGAAAGTTGCAGACGATTACACTCTCATGCGCTACGAAGGGGGTCTCAGCATGGCCAAAACAATCAACAAAATGAGTGCTCCTGCTGAAGAGCTCAACAAAAAAGTGCGTGCTTCCAAAAAGAAGTCAGACACTCCCAAAGAGGAAGAATCCAAGCAAACTGAAGCACTCGATGAAAAGCTCAAAGCCATCATCGAAGACAAAGATATCCTTTAA
- the ssb gene encoding single-stranded DNA-binding protein, with amino-acid sequence MRSVNKVILIGNLTRDPELKNTTSGQSIVTFGLATNRQWTTSSREKRSSAEFHECVAWAKLAEICQQHLRKGMLVYVEGYLKTRSWDLEDGTRRFRTEIVLQDMIILEKRQDAMDYIPEGEGEMAGPMDDVEMVAQEPSAPQGSSGLSASIEEDNMF; translated from the coding sequence ATGCGAAGCGTGAATAAAGTGATCCTCATCGGTAATCTCACTCGAGATCCCGAACTCAAAAACACTACCAGTGGTCAATCCATCGTGACTTTCGGTCTTGCGACCAATCGTCAATGGACCACCTCCAGCCGCGAAAAACGCAGCTCTGCCGAATTCCACGAATGTGTGGCTTGGGCTAAGCTCGCTGAAATCTGTCAACAACACCTCCGCAAGGGAATGCTGGTCTACGTTGAAGGCTACCTCAAAACTCGCAGTTGGGACCTTGAAGACGGCACTCGCCGTTTCCGCACAGAAATCGTGCTCCAAGACATGATCATTCTTGAAAAACGTCAAGATGCCATGGATTACATTCCCGAAGGGGAAGGAGAAATGGCCGGGCCCATGGATGACGTGGAAATGGTGGCTCAAGAACCTAGTGCTCCTCAAGGAAGCAGCGGACTCTCCGCTTCCATCGAAGAGGACAACATGTTTTAA
- a CDS encoding nucleotidyl transferase AbiEii/AbiGii toxin family protein, whose protein sequence is MLLPKTSDAVHKAWLYTVLTEIADHRDLSRLLRFKGGTCAAMLGWINRFSVDLDFDLIDERQVAFVQKELEKIFKKLSLEIKDKSQKAPQYFLKYPAALKDRNTLKLDVSFPPVKANDYEPYRFEEIDRIFHCQTPSTMFANKLVALMDRYEKTGSIAGRDLFDIHTFFTKGFTYKPEVIEERRGVEAKIYLKELKKFIQEEITQTVIDQDLNTLVPPVDFKKLRLILKPQVLIFLGANEFKMDSEES, encoded by the coding sequence ATGTTGCTTCCTAAAACCAGTGACGCCGTTCACAAAGCGTGGCTCTACACCGTGCTCACCGAAATAGCCGACCATAGAGACTTGAGCCGCCTGCTTCGTTTTAAAGGAGGAACCTGCGCCGCTATGCTGGGGTGGATCAATCGTTTTTCTGTAGATTTGGACTTTGATCTCATTGATGAAAGACAGGTGGCATTTGTTCAAAAAGAGCTCGAAAAAATCTTTAAAAAGCTGAGCTTAGAAATCAAAGATAAAAGTCAAAAAGCACCTCAGTACTTTTTAAAGTACCCCGCAGCCCTAAAAGACAGAAACACTCTCAAGCTGGACGTGAGTTTTCCACCTGTAAAAGCCAACGACTACGAGCCATACCGTTTTGAAGAAATCGACCGCATCTTCCACTGCCAAACCCCTTCCACCATGTTCGCCAACAAATTGGTGGCCCTCATGGACCGCTACGAAAAGACCGGCTCCATCGCAGGAAGAGATCTTTTTGATATTCATACATTTTTCACCAAAGGATTCACCTATAAACCCGAAGTGATTGAAGAACGCCGTGGAGTAGAGGCCAAAATTTACCTCAAGGAGCTCAAAAAATTCATCCAAGAAGAGATCACTCAAACCGTCATCGACCAAGACTTAAACACCCTGGTTCCCCCAGTCGATTTTAAAAAACTACGCCTTATTCTTAAGCCGCAGGTCTTGATTTTTTTAGGGGCTAACGAATTTAAAATGGATAGTGAAGAATCTTAG
- a CDS encoding transposase family protein has protein sequence MVVLDSIVEFVDSAFNKLYFITCVDVATRIGFALVTKHHSSKAAKALLEKMEEVLQTKIKAVLTDNGSEFLAYFHKACQQQGIEHFFTRPRTPKDNAICERFNLTLQQHLYWRVDLTSPIYKINEVLADWLVEYNCLRPHESLNMRPPVAHYFHLFYSPRPIPEVYLKLWNRTFS, from the coding sequence TTGGTAGTCCTAGATTCCATCGTTGAGTTTGTGGACAGCGCCTTCAACAAACTGTACTTCATTACCTGTGTGGATGTGGCCACCAGGATAGGTTTTGCACTCGTAACCAAGCACCACAGTTCCAAGGCGGCCAAAGCTTTGCTGGAAAAGATGGAAGAAGTGCTCCAGACCAAGATTAAAGCTGTTTTAACAGACAACGGCAGTGAGTTCCTGGCGTACTTCCATAAAGCCTGCCAGCAGCAAGGGATTGAGCACTTCTTCACTCGCCCCAGAACACCAAAAGATAATGCGATTTGTGAGCGATTCAACCTTACTTTGCAACAACACCTCTACTGGAGAGTGGACTTAACCAGTCCCATTTACAAGATTAATGAGGTGCTCGCGGATTGGCTCGTGGAGTATAATTGCCTTCGTCCACATGAATCTCTCAATATGAGACCTCCAGTTGCTCACTACTTTCATCTATTCTACTCCCCTCGCCCCATCCCCGAGGTGTACTTGAAACTATGGAACCGGACATTTTCTTGA
- the rplL gene encoding 50S ribosomal protein L7/L12 codes for MADVELSKEGKALIEALEKLNIVELNNVVKFMEQEYGISAAPVAMAAPMGGAAAGAAAEEEKTSFNVKLTDSGAQKIGVIKVVRELTGLGLKEAKDVVDANGMVMENADKAKADEAKKALEAAGAKVELQ; via the coding sequence ATGGCTGACGTAGAACTCTCCAAAGAGGGTAAGGCCCTCATCGAGGCTCTCGAAAAACTCAACATTGTTGAACTCAACAACGTTGTTAAATTCATGGAACAAGAGTACGGAATTTCCGCTGCTCCTGTGGCTATGGCTGCTCCTATGGGCGGTGCCGCTGCTGGCGCTGCTGCTGAAGAAGAAAAGACTTCTTTCAACGTTAAACTCACTGACTCTGGTGCTCAAAAGATCGGTGTGATCAAGGTCGTTCGTGAACTCACTGGACTCGGTCTCAAAGAGGCTAAGGATGTGGTTGATGCGAACGGTATGGTTATGGAAAACGCTGACAAGGCTAAGGCTGACGAGGCTAAAAAAGCTCTCGAAGCAGCTGGAGCTAAGGTTGAACTTCAATAG
- a CDS encoding asparaginase encodes MSNDSNLEDKSVRKKILIIGYGGTIMMVVDPIEKTVKPADKIEEVLALLPNLSELADIELVSLTNKDSTNITPDDWTRLTYFIQQNYNNYDGFVITHGTNTLAYTGSALALSLGNSLSKPVVLTGSQLPLTVFGNDARFNFENSVKTCIEASRLGIGEVMITFNDVVLRAARSVKISEASFRAFTSPAFPPLAIITATGVHFSSEARRSDPSVPLQVSPHFSPTVFSLDLTPGQRPSVLEDLVTTGKCKAVILKSYGAGSVPTDGEFSFLPFIEKVVHSYGIPVIVATKFLGGNSYKEVNDECAVLALKRGAIPSGDMTDIATEVKLMWLLAQGHFSYQSVADLLLKDFVGEVKAVNYRWDKF; translated from the coding sequence ATGTCTAACGATTCCAATCTTGAAGATAAATCTGTTCGTAAAAAAATCCTCATCATTGGTTATGGAGGAACCATCATGATGGTGGTTGACCCTATTGAAAAAACTGTTAAACCAGCAGACAAGATTGAGGAAGTTCTAGCGTTGCTACCGAATTTATCCGAACTGGCTGATATAGAGTTGGTTTCTTTGACGAACAAAGACAGCACCAACATCACCCCTGATGACTGGACTCGGCTCACTTACTTCATTCAACAGAACTACAATAACTACGATGGCTTTGTGATCACCCATGGAACCAATACTTTGGCCTATACGGGTTCTGCCCTCGCTTTGTCTTTGGGGAATAGCCTCTCTAAACCTGTCGTGCTTACAGGATCTCAACTGCCGCTGACTGTGTTTGGAAACGATGCTCGTTTCAATTTTGAAAATTCCGTGAAGACCTGTATTGAAGCCAGTCGGCTAGGAATCGGCGAGGTGATGATCACTTTCAATGATGTAGTTTTGCGCGCAGCGCGCTCAGTTAAAATTAGCGAAGCTTCGTTTCGTGCCTTTACGTCTCCAGCCTTCCCTCCTCTTGCTATCATTACGGCGACAGGAGTTCACTTCTCTTCAGAAGCTCGACGGTCTGACCCCAGCGTTCCTCTTCAGGTGAGTCCGCATTTTAGCCCCACGGTGTTCAGTTTAGATCTCACCCCTGGCCAAAGACCTAGCGTTCTAGAGGATTTAGTAACCACAGGTAAATGCAAGGCGGTGATTTTGAAATCGTATGGAGCAGGTTCCGTTCCAACGGATGGGGAGTTCTCCTTCCTACCCTTCATTGAGAAGGTGGTTCATTCTTATGGAATCCCTGTCATTGTGGCCACTAAATTTTTGGGTGGAAATTCTTATAAGGAAGTGAATGATGAATGTGCAGTTTTAGCTCTCAAAAGAGGGGCCATTCCTTCAGGAGATATGACCGATATTGCCACTGAAGTGAAACTGATGTGGCTGCTGGCGCAGGGACACTTTTCTTATCAAAGTGTGGCTGACCTTTTGCTTAAGGATTTTGTAGGAGAAGTGAAGGCCGTGAACTACAGGTGGGACAAATTTTAA
- a CDS encoding 50S ribosomal protein L10, producing the protein MATTRTKKESTLKELREKFEKAQSVAFGQYAGLTVEQVSKLRKELRAAGVEFKVAKRTLFKIAAKEQGFELPDEIMEGTVGAAFSYEDSVAGPRLLKKLGKDFEKLQLMGGIMEGKVMTVAQMKEIAGLPSKQELLAKFVGLMRAPLQGFYGAIQSPLGSFVRAASQYAEKKPA; encoded by the coding sequence ATGGCAACAACTCGCACAAAGAAAGAAAGCACACTGAAGGAACTTCGAGAGAAGTTTGAAAAAGCTCAATCGGTAGCCTTCGGTCAGTATGCTGGACTCACGGTGGAACAAGTCTCCAAGCTCCGCAAGGAACTTCGTGCCGCTGGAGTTGAATTCAAGGTTGCAAAACGCACCTTGTTTAAGATTGCCGCCAAAGAGCAGGGCTTCGAACTTCCCGATGAAATCATGGAAGGAACCGTGGGCGCCGCCTTCTCCTATGAAGACAGCGTTGCGGGTCCTCGCCTTTTGAAAAAACTCGGAAAAGATTTTGAAAAGCTCCAACTCATGGGTGGTATTATGGAAGGAAAAGTGATGACCGTCGCTCAAATGAAGGAAATCGCCGGACTTCCCTCCAAACAAGAACTTCTCGCAAAATTCGTGGGCCTTATGCGCGCACCTTTGCAAGGCTTCTACGGGGCTATTCAATCCCCTCTTGGATCTTTTGTTCGTGCTGCTTCACAGTACGCGGAAAAGAAACCCGCTTAA